The genomic interval ggaattatagaccagttagcctgacgtcggtggtggggaagatgctggagtcaattagcaGTTTAGCagtatcggtccgagtcagcatggatcggtccgagtcagcatggatttacgaaggggaaatcatgcttgactaatcttctggaattttttgaggatgtaactaggaaaatggaaaaagggagagccaatggatgtagtgtacctggactttcagaaagcatttgataaagtcccacatagtgagcaaaattagggcacatggtattggggatagagtggtgacatggatagaaaattggttagcagacaggaaacaaagagtagggattaatgggtccctttcagaatggcaggcagtgactagtggggtaccggaaGGCTCAGTGCTCAGACCgccgctatttacaatatacatcaatgatttagatgatgggatttaaagtaacattagcaaatttgcagatgatacaaagctgggtggcagtgtgaactgtgaggaggatgctatgagaatgcagggtgatttggacaggttgggtgagtgggcagatgcatggcagatgcagtataatgtggataaatgtgaggttatccacttttgtagcaaaaacaggggcagattactatctaaatggtgtcaagttgggaataggggaagtacaatgggatctgggggtccttgttcatcagttaatgaaagtaagcttgcaggtacagcaggcagtgaagaaagcgaatggtattttgtcctttataacaagaggagttgagtataggagcaaagaggttcttctgcagttgtatagagctctagtgagaccacacctggagtattctgtcccctaatttgaggaaagacattcttgctagtgagggtgtgcagcgtaggtttacaaggttaattcccgggatggcgggactgtcacatgctgagagaatggagcggctgggcttgtacactctggagtttagaaggatgagagggtatcttattgaaacatataacattgttaagagtttggacacgctagagaccggaaacatgttctcgatgttgggggagtccagaactaggggccacagtttaagattaaggtgtaagccatttagaacggagacgaggaaaccctttttcacacagagagttgagtctgtggaattctctgcctgagagggtggtggaggccggttctctggatactttcaagagagctagatagggctcttaaagatagaggaatcAGTGGATattaggagaaggcaggaacggggtattgattggggatgattagccatgttcacattgaatggcggtgctggctcgaagggccgaagggcctactcctgcacctattgtctattgtccatatgtccgagtgattatactgggactcaaATTTAATTGTTTGACTTGTATCCTCCTTAAGTTTGAATCTCCTTTGAACTTGGACCTCACATTTTACTTCTATCCCTGCAAGTATCTGACATTTCCATCTTGTTGGAAAATATTGAATacctaccatatctatgcctctcattattttatatgcttctaccaGATAACCTCTCAGCCTCCAACGTGCCAGAGAAATTAATTTAAGTTTTCCAACCTGGTagcagttttattattgtcacatgtattaaggcacagtgaaaagctttgttttgcatgctatccaaacagatcagatattagtttcgtttagtctagagatacagcgcggaacaggcccttcgacacacaCAGGGTCCACGCCTACTaacgatctctgcacattaacacaatcctacacccactagggacaatttttacatttaccatgccaattaacctacaaacttgtacgtctttggagtgtggtaggaaacccacacagatcatggggagaatgtagaaactccatgttgaatgtacagacagcacccgtagtcaggatcgaaccccggtatgGCAAGATAATATCtgatcttgccatagagggagtacagagaaggttcaccagactgattcctgggatgtcaggactttcacatgaagaaagactggatagactcagcttgtactcgctagaatttagaagtttgaggggggatcttatagaaacttacaaaattcttaaggggttggacaggctagatgcaggaagattgttcccaatgttgaggaggtccagaacagggggtcacagtttaaggataagggggaagtcttttaggaccgagatgagaaaaacatttttcacacagagagtggtaaatctctgtaattctctgccacaggcgtgaagggccgaatggcctactcctgcacctattttctatgtttgtatgtctccggcactgcatttgctgtaaggcagcaactctactgctgcgccaccatgaccacaATAAGTTCTAACCAGACTacaattgtagtgcatcagttcctttgacaatgtccaatgtcctcaagagggtagaggtgaatcgaataGTACCCTACCTTATGAAATCCAGGCATAATTTTGAACCTGTTACACAGATTTAAAATAAATCTCCCAGATAAGCTTGAAGGGAAGATAGGAAATGGGACTCTGGTAGGTTTGCAGAGAGTGCGGAAACTGTTGGGAACTGGAGCCTCAGGTAGTCAAAGGGCGTATAGCAAACTTAGTGAGCTAGATACAGTACGTTGGAATTTTTGAATGGTTGAATAACAATTGTATCTGTAGTTAGCTTTGAGATTTAGTATGTCTTTAACTCACTGACATGATCTGTCTGGACTTCATATTGAATTCTGATTTGTGCCTGCTTAAAAAGTTTATTATCTAACtcaacttttaattaattcttttcAGCAATCATGCCTCTCCCTGATGTTATGTTCTCCGCTCAGCAGATTGAAATCCCCCCTGAGTTTCCTGACATTTTAAAACAGTTTACGAAGGCTGCTATCCGTACCCAGCCACACGATGTTCTTCAATGGTCTGCTGCGTGAGTAAAACCTTTACATCATCTAACTGTTTCACGTTTTTGGAATATTTTTGATAGACAAACAAAGGTGAGGGGCAAATATGAGAGCTTTAGGACTATAGACATTAAACCTTATCTCTTGGCAATTTGGCGCTGAGAATCTGGATGCATGCATTAATAAATGCACAAGTGGGTGTTGAAACAAAGCAATAATACAAGATTGCATTTGTTTCATTCTTACCGATATAATCATAGGCACAACATCTCCAGCAATAGCATCCACTCCTGTTCTTGCACTGTTACACTTGAAGACTTGATCTCTTTGGCAGATGCTAGGTGATGGcatccagagagtggtgaaggacACTGTGTGTCTCGGTCCATTAATCTCTACCACATCTTGGGATCCCAACAATGACTCAATGTCGACGGATAGCTTGTTCAATGCATTTGGGGTGAGTCACACTTTTCGCCATTTGCACTGGGAAGTATAAAGCCATTGTCTTCAATCCTGTCTAAAACTTCAAACTCTGATGATTTCATAAATTGCAGTAAATCAATAGACTCAGCCACACAATGTTCTTCACTATATTATGAATGCCATCACCCAGGAGCTATATGTGGAGGGTCAAATCTTTAGCGAACCCTCAAAGGTAACAGTgcaggtttttcactgtatctgtgcctataataaaccaataccaaattaAATCCCCATCCATTCTATTGGGATGATTGTAATTTCAACAGATTACTTTTTTGACCCCTGGACTGCTCTGCCTACATACTCTCTACATTATGAAAACCACCCGCTCTTACCTATGATATTTATTTTGCCTTTGCCTCTACCTCTGCCTGAAAAGGTTGAGAGCTTCACGTTCCTTGACGTAAATATTAaaatgatctgtcgtggaccaaacGCATTGCAGTGGTCACCATGATTGAGGTAGCTTGAGGCTTCGGATAAAGAGTGACGAGTAACATTCCTGCCATGTATGCTAATCAACAGCAATTTAGAGTGTCAAATGTGGCGGGGactggcaggagtccagccaaaaactagtcggacacgagttgtgtgcactagacgtgtttattcttctgcaatacagctccctactcctcacctGACACGGGCGTTGCCTGGCCTTGAATAACAACTCAGATACCAACCCCGTGACACGCCTCCCCCAGCAAGACGCCACCCTCTGGAGCCGATGGTTCGTCGTGACCTTGGGTTGCTATCAGGTGCCGCCACACGAAACTGCTTCCCCTGGAGTTCCATCTTCATCAAATTCCTTATTATCATCATTCTGATTATCACCTTTCACCAAAAGCTTAACTTGATTAGCCACAGAGATGCAGTTTATGAAAAGCGCTGGTCAAAGTTAGGTATTCTGTGGCAAATGCCTGACTACCTGGCTTCCCATATGTTTTTCCATCAAATCACAAGTCAGGGGGGTGGAAGAGTGcaacctgtttcgacaaatgcaatcaacccggcatgcccaatcaaataagatcaaatagaagaaGTTGTCCTAcacctttaggctgtgcatgccgtacgcaagaagaagaagaagaagacaagtCAGGAATGTGATTACATTTCCAATATGAGATTTCCTTAAGTGTAGTTCCCAAAACATTAAAGCAAGCTTAAAACATCGAGAAAAAAGCACCCCTGTTGACTGCCACCCTCTTAACCACCTTGCACATCCAGATGATGCACtgacttctttttttttcttttttttaaatttttatttatgggcgcctttcaagagtctcaaggacaccttacaaaaatttagcaagtagaggaaaaacatgtaagcgaaatgaaataaatagtagagacatgactagtacacaaattaaagacagaattcaattcaaaacacaatatgaggcaattcaagcacagatgaaaagggagggggacgtggggctaaggataggcagaggtgaagagatgggtcttgaggcgggttgggggagggagttccagagcctgggagctgccctggagaaggctctgtccccaaaactgcggaggttggactttgcAGTTACCTCCCTCTTAAGCCTACATTGAGAATAATGCAACTTCTACCCAATTTTAATGAAGGAATGGCAATGGGAAAACTGAAGAAAGGATAGTCaaacagtcatagtcatatagcgtggaaacaggccctttggcccaacttgcccacaccggcaaacatgtcctagctacactaatcccaccatcctgcatttcgcctatatccctccaatcctgtccgatccatgtacctgtctaactgtttcttaaatgtgtccTTCAATGTGTTTCTGTTCTGGCATCTGATAATAAATAAAGATCATAGAAACTACAGAAACTAAACATCTTAACTAAAAGAGAAAATGATATAaatatcagcaggtcaggcagcatttgtggaaagaaaaatGTTTGTTCATGTTTCAGTTTGAaaccttttagacaatagacaataggtacaggagtaggccagcaccgccattcaatgtgatcatggctgatcattcccaaccagtaccccgttcctgccttctccccatatcccctgactccactatctttaagagccctatctagctctctcttgaaattatccagagaactggcctctactgaggcagagaattccacagactcacaattctctgtgtgaaaaagtgtttcctcgtctccgttctaaatgacttaccccttattcttaaacagtggcccctgattctggactctcccaacatcgggaacatgtttcctgcctctagcttgtccaaacccttaacaatcttatatgtttcaataagataccctctcatccttctaaaccccagagtatacaagcccagccgctccattctctcagcatatgacagtcccgccatcccgggaattaaccatgtaagcctacgctgcactccctcaatagcaagaatgtccttcctcaaattatgggaccaaaacagcacacaatactccaggtgtggtctcactagggccctgtacaactgcagaaggacctctttgctccgctgATGATGcctgtgtccttgagactcttgaaaggagcccataaataaaatttattattattatttatataattttctGTATCTATTTATGGCAAAATGATACTTTGATGAATAGCATGATAAGTTCTGCACTACCTGGACCTAATAcaattttgtgatcaattttgttGAGTAGATATTTTGCAGCTTTGTCTAAAGGTGAAACACTTCCGGTGAAAGAACGGTTTGAAATGCCAGTGGCAACACAGAAAAATGACACTGGCCTTACACCGGGACTTCTGAAGATTCTGCACAATCAGGTATAATACTGGAAAGATTAttagcagagatagatacatattTGATGTTCAAGGGGGTGAGAGATTACCATTGGTAGACAGGAGTGTGGATTTGAGGCTACTATTAAATCGCCGGTGATCTTTATTAAATGTCAGAGCAAGCAGACTTGAGCTGAGAgacctgttcttccaatttgtatcTTTGTGTGTAAATTAGAAATGGACCTGTACTTAAAGTTTGCTTTTGTACTTTTTATTGCTTGTATTTTGTTGCCTGTGATATGCCAGGAATTAATTACTGCAAGGGCATGAATGATCATTAGCATGGGGTTACAAGCACGGGGAACATAGGCAGGAATGGGAAGTTGAGgctatgatcttattaaatgacaGGGAAGGTTAAAGGGGCCAATTGACCTTTTCCTGCTAGTTGGTATGATTAGCAAAATGTTTAAATACGGCTATGCTGAAATTCAGTTTCTAAAAATCTATCTGTGTTTCAGCTATCTCAAAAGAATTTTGTTCCAGAGTTCAAGTTGGTAGAAAAATGGAAAGATTTGGGTCTGCCAATGGAGCGGCTGAAAAACATTCTACGATTGGGCAAATTTGAATTCGAGATTGAATGGCTGAAATTCCTGGCACTTGCTTGCAGTGATTTGGGTGGGGTATGTATAGATTTATAAACTGTTGAAAAACTGTACAGCTTTCTTCCTGCTGCGTTTATCTCTGGCCTTCGTTAAAGCCATCTGTCTATCAATCCCCTCCTTGCCCTGTATCCACctcttacctgccacactttgccttgcctctcccctcttctagcTTTCGTCTCCTTCCAAccacaatgtctgaagaaaggtctcgacctaaaccgtcacctatccttgtactACAGAGATatgctgccaaacctgctgagttacacccacactttgtgaccttttgtgttttttaaattcaattatcATTTAGACAGTTTAAAATTTTAATTGGTAACATGAAGTAATAAAAGAGCTGTCTGCAAAGTACAAGTATTAAATACAGATGGTTTCTTTGAGAGAGGTTACAAAGGTCGTATCTGTTTCTACAAAATTCTAACCCCTAAAATGTTGAGTAGTAATAACATAATTGAGACGGCATTTCAGAACAAGTCATAAATTCAAAGTCAAAGGTCAAGGAAGTATTTGCTTTAGTTTGCAACTTTTTGTTTTAATATAGAATGCTTCTGAGGCTCTTTATACAAGTTAAAGTAAGTAAATTAATTAAAAGGATGGAATATCTGATACCAAGTCATGACTGATGATTGTTATGATGAtgggctagaattcagaagattgagggggatctcatagaaacttacaaaattcttaatgggttggacaggctagatgcaggtagattattcccgatgttggggaagtccagaactaggggtcaaagtttaaggataagagggaagtcttttaggaccgagatgagaaaatcattttttacacagagagtggtgaatctgtggaattctctgccacagaaggtagttgaggccagttcattggctatatttaagagggagtttgatgtggcccttgtggctaaagggatcagggggtatggagagaaggcagggatgggatactgagttggatgatcagccatgatcatatcgaatggcggtgcaggctcgaagggccgaatggcctactcctgcacctattttctatgtttctatgttatggtcTGCCTCCCAGTTGTATGGGCAATAGGACAAAAGACGGTGTGGGGAAACTTATTTCCTTATTTTTACTGCTACCATGCATGTCAATATTTTGCCAACATCCTCTGAATGGCTGGTGACAAGGTTAGTGCAGAGCAGATGTTTAATTTGGGATCAGTGCTGACAATGTGGCTGCTCCCTTTGAGAAGATACTACTCAAAGATAAAAGAATGAACACACATGACACTGGAAAAAGGTATGGGCACATGAGAAGTCATAGCAATTGGGAAAGGGGTTGCGAGGATGAGTGATGAAAGCTAGCGGAGATGGACAAAGAAGAGCTTTTTAATTTGGCATACGACGAAAATTGGATCCATTGCGGTCAATGAAAACTATAGTGATGTTCAGGTTAGAGGGCAAGATTTAGGTAACTGAATTTAGAACATAAAAGTCTATGGAGAAGAAAGATCAAAAGACACATAGGACCATGGAGAAATTAAATCTGGAAATAATAGGCGATCCAAGGGTTTCAGTGGTGGAAGGtctgagaagaaaaaaaagactaTTCTGAAGGTGAAGTTTGAAGCTCATTTCCATTGATAGACACCAAGGTTTTTCTGATCCAGCTTGAGAAGGAAATCAGGGAAATGGACTGATCTTGGTGACGAGAAACCACCGTACAGGGTTGGACTAAATAATGAAAGCTTCCATCTCTGCTGTGTTCAGTTTGGAAAATGGAAACATGTTCTTAATTTTGCTAGGCAAAGACTTAACAacacagtgtgtaggaaagaactgcagatgctggtttacaccaaagatatacacaaaatgctggctggcataactcagcgggtcaggtaacttctctggagaaaaggctgaACAACACAACATTGGTTTTACAGTTAACAGAAgtggtagagagagagataggacgATTTATGTTTGTGGATAGACTATGCAAATTCTCATCTATTCAGAAGCTCTGACAATCAAACCAGGTATTCACCCTAAACCTAAAGTTTTTATATTTAAAAACGTTCTTGAAATGAGGACTGAGAACTGGAGGAAGAATGAGATAGTTAAAAGAAAAATGTCATGTTTCTGTTCCTTAATATGCTGCAGATCACAATTAATTAATTTCAATAAAAGGGATGCAGTTATATTGGTGTATATTGTCATTTATGTCATTTAATTCGAAAATTGAGCTCCATGAAATCTAGATTCCAACACTAGATGGAGCTGTCTGGCACTTTCTTTTTGTAATCTTAACTTTTAATTTTTCAATGACCAAATGAGAAGTTTATTAGAAAAAAATTGTGACgttttttatgttttaaataCAGTCTCTTAAAACTTTCCATAATGCTGTAGTTTTGTTTCCCCAAAAGATCATGATTGCAGATTGGCTCTGTGTTTTACAACAAAATAACATGAACAGGAGatgggtgaggccgcatttgaagtactgtgatcagttttggtcatccagccataagaaggatgtcattaagctataAACAGTGCAGAAAAGATctacaatgatgttgccaggacttgatagcctgagctatagggattagttgggcaggctaggagtttaggaggctgaggggtgattttatagaagtgtataaaatcatgaggggaaatagatagggtgagttCACAGtgccttttacccaggataggggaattaagaaccacaggacataggattcagatgagaggggcaagatttaataggaacctgagtggcaactttttcactttaaatggagcaagctgccaaggAGATCGTTGAGGCAAGtattataatagcatttaaaaggcacttgcataggtacatagataggaatggtttaaagggatttgttttgatggggcatcttggtcagcaaggatgAGTTGAGCAGacggatctgtttctgtgctgtatgacaccaTGACTGCATTTTTCAGCGAATTTGTTGGTTTTACGGTTCCTTTccagcagtgggcaggtgctatagacctgcacgggaaggtagacgctcccgcctccatgagtctcgggcaggtGGGGCGCGTCAGCCTGGGAATgctgtccatctaggagagggaaaactctgatttaaaacctccactgccttgtggccatatcatgtcatggaaaaggctcctggagtaaacctcaagaaaatctggagtcggagcccctaaggcagtttgtcgttgtctacaacctcgctctggcagctcctgcgacagcgctggtgccaaactgtaacggccctgctgttcctttggatcgatcagcgacgtggagaggggggacatgctgcacgggcaacagcctgtcctccatatgacatcgcccaggcttgcatccgaccacacatcacctgcaaactaggatgcatcacccatggtcagtcatgaccgaggggggcctactactatgGTTCCTTGCAgatgaaaaaagaaaaggaaatgATTTGTGTAGCAGTTTTCACAGCCTGTAGGCATACCAAAGTATTTTACAGTCAATGAAGTAGCTTAGAAGTGTAGTCACTGGTGTAATGTTGGAAATGTAGGTAGAGGAATTTGAATAAGAAAAAtgtaaatataatttaaataatCTAGGAAGTTAAAATTGTGTTAATTGGAAGGAAGGCAGAGAGTACAAAACCTTGGTATGAGAGTTAATAGGTAaacccaaaaaaagataaagctttggatggatttccagttccaaaagtcttttaagatTCTGCACAAGAGTTTTCTATTTTTGCTTTGGACTTATCGATTAAATTTTTTTGTTATCACCTTTTGTGTGTGATTACatccattgatgcaatcataaagaaagcacatcagcgcctctacttcatgagaagattacagagagtcggtttgtcaaggaggactctctctaacttctacaggtgcacagtagagagcatgctgaccggttgcatcgtggcttggttcggaaacttgagcgccctggagcggaaaagactacaaaaagtggtaaacactgcccaatccatcatcggctctgacctcccgtccatcgaggggatctatcgcaatcgctgcctcaaaaaggctggcagcatcatcaaggacccgcaccatccgggccatacactcatctccacactaccttcaggtagaaggtacaggagcctgaagactgcaacgaccaggttcaggaatagctacttccccacagccatcaggctattaaactcgactcggacaaaactctgaacattaatagccaataatctgtttatttgcactttatcagtttaattattcatgtgtgtatatatttatgcaatggtatatggacacactgatctgttcagtatccgtgcatactatgttctggtgtgctaaagcaaagcaagaatttcattgtcctatcagggacacatgacaataaaactctcttgaactcaaaTGTTATTCTTTGTAGATCATTATTTTAAGACATGTCATGTGCTACTTTGTGTGTGAAATGTTTGGAATTTAGAGAAACAGAACAGTGCAACAcaagtacaggccctttggcccagaatgtctgtgccaaacatgctgccaagaccaactcttatctgcttgcacatgatccatatcccttcattcccttaattccctgcatatccatatgcctatctaaaagtttcttaGCTGCTACTATTatatctgtctcaaccaccaTCGCTCAactagcagcacgttccaggcacttaccaACTTATGTGTAAAATAAAATACTTGCTTCGCTTATCTTCCTGATGATGGGGGTGTTTATTTAAAGGTTAAAGGAGATATTtctgcatctcctttaaacttaatcCCTCCCAACTTAAAGGTATGCTCTCTCGTATTTGAGTTTTCcatctgggaaaaagattcttgaCAGTTTATCCTATCTATCCTATcctatatatgcctctcataattttatatacttcaattacatctccccataaccttcggcattccagagaaagcaatcaaaGTCTGtccgacctctccctgtagctaaaaaCCTCTAATGGATACaacactgcaccctttccaaagcctccatgtccttcttgtaatggagcgaccagaactacacacattaCCTCCGATGCGGCTTAACCATAGTCCTATAATGCTGCATCAAgaattcctgactcttatactcatggccccgacctatgaaagcaagcagacTATATGCGTTCTTAatcattctatctacttgtaGTTGCCAGTtttagggagttatggacttggatcccacggatcatagaaacatagaaaaata from Amblyraja radiata isolate CabotCenter1 chromosome 2, sAmbRad1.1.pri, whole genome shotgun sequence carries:
- the ropn1l gene encoding ropporin-1-like protein, producing the protein MPLPDVMFSAQQIEIPPEFPDILKQFTKAAIRTQPHDVLQWSAAYFAALSKGETLPVKERFEMPVATQKNDTGLTPGLLKILHNQLSQKNFVPEFKLVEKWKDLGLPMERLKNILRLGKFEFEIEWLKFLALACSDLGGSLFIALKYVCEILTTDPPGGAAHIKIETFTYIFTYLAKMDGEFTEEKIEEILITLEEDVEKQGGLIQPRNFKHLQVNPKKNEIPQ